One Glycine max cultivar Williams 82 chromosome 6, Glycine_max_v4.0, whole genome shotgun sequence DNA segment encodes these proteins:
- the LOC102666044 gene encoding uncharacterized protein codes for MEHKAYWTLKFLNFDEALSRENRKLQLLELEEMRLNAYESSRLKLFPGKLKSKWSGPFTIKEVKPYGAVELFDPQSETPDRTWIVNGQRLKLYHGGNIERLTIIMQLQDP; via the exons ATGGAACACAAGGCATACTGGACTctgaaatttcttaattttgatgAGGCTTTATCAAGGGAAAACAGGAAGTTGCAACTCTTGGAGCTAGAAGAAATGAGATTGAATGCCTATGAATCTTCAAG attgaagtTGTTTCCAGGCAAGCTAAAGTCTAAATGGTCTGGACCTTTCACCATTAAGGAAGTCAAACCCTATGGAGCAGTGGAATTATTCGACCCTCAATCAGAAACTCCGGATAGAACATGGATAGTAAATGGTCAGAGATTGAAGCTGTACCATGGTGGGAACATTGAGAGGCTAACCATCATTATGCAATTACAAGACCCTTAG